A region of Ornithodoros turicata isolate Travis chromosome 5, ASM3712646v1, whole genome shotgun sequence DNA encodes the following proteins:
- the LOC135395326 gene encoding protein D1-like, which yields MFYGVEIFYWSAVLAIVEGQGDDASALKAHGVIPDVISDAPAQTLAVKYSSTAVIMGSKLDLETTSTTPTIELQATDGMFTLVMVDPDAPSRNAPKMKHWRHWLVVNVPANGDIGAGDTITEYNGPSPPAGSGPHRYVFLLYAQSSPVDVDAFKISSNRGQFNLDTITKLQGVSQLKAVNFFIAERSGAQALTGTVGKFHFLPILASLLLCISSSGEA from the exons ATGTTTTACGGGGTCGAAATCTTTTACTGGAGCGCGGTCCTCGCTATTGTTGAAGGACAAGGGGACGACGCGTCGGCACTAAAAGCTCATGGCGTCATACCTGATGTGATCAGCGACGCACCTGCGCAAACACTTGCAGTCAAGTATAGCAGCACAGCCGTGATCATGGGAAGCAAATTGGACCTCGAG ACGACATCGACGACGCCCACAATAGAGCTGCAGGCCACCGACGGCATGTTCACGCTTGTCATGGTTGACCCCGACGCCCCGAGCAGGAATGCTCCCAAGATGAAGCATTGGCGTCACTGGCTGGTGGTCAACGTTCCGGCTAATGGAGATATCGGAGCAGGGGATACGATTACAGAATACAATGGGCCTTCGCCTCCCGCGGGGAGTGGCCCGCACCGCTATGTCTTCTTGCTGTACGCGCAAAGCAGCCCCGTGGACGTGGATGCCTTCAAGATATCTTCCAACAGGGGCCAGTTCAATCTGGACACGATAACTAAGTTGCAAGGAGTCTCGCAACTGAAAGCGGTTAACTTCTTCATCGCAGAGAGAAGCGGTGCTCAGGCTTTGACCGGAACCGTTGGAAAGTTTCATTTTCTGCCGATATTAGCGTCCCTTCTGCTGTGCATTTCGTCTTCCGGTGAGGCGTGA
- the LOC135395223 gene encoding protein D1-like, whose translation MGGDALFLCVAIAAAVACVQADNRDDLRRAHVIPDVVDEAPGRTLVVKYDDTEVLIGRRLDLKTTANAPGIELEPDKALYTLVMVDPDAPSRKNPTRKHWLHWLVVNIPAKGGVSAGDTITPYNGPSPPSGTGLHRYVFLLYAQTSPVERENLKIPSGRGNFKLATVKSTPGVSHLTATNFFTAANAAVSPFGFNITLTVFLVTLTLMLILA comes from the exons ATGGGTGGAGATGCGTTGTTTCTCTGTGTTGCCATCGCCGCCGCCGTGGCTTGCGTTCAGGCAGACAACAGAGATGACTTGAGGAGGGCGCACGTAATACCTGACGTCGTTGACGAGGCGCCAGGCAGAACGCTTGTAGTGAAATACGATGACACCGAAGTACTCATAGGCAGACGGCTAGACCTAAAA ACGACAGCCAATGCACCCGGCATCGAACTGGAACCGGACAAGGCCCTCTACACTCTGGTCATGGTAGATCCTGATGCACCGAGCAGAAAGAATCCAACACGCAAACATTGGCTTCACTGGCTCGTTGTAAACATACCCGCGAAGGGCGGTGTCTCTGCCGGCGACACCATCACTCCTTACAACGGGCCGAGTCCCCCGAGTGGAACGGGATTGCATCGCTACGTTTTTCTCCTTTACGCACAAACAAGCCCCGTCGAGCGAGAGAACCTCAAGATTCCCTCCGGCAGAGGCAATTTCAAACTCGCTACAGTCAAGTCAACGCCTGGTGTGTCGCACCTGACGGCAACAAATTTCTTCACCGCAGCCAACGCTGCCGTGTCGCCATTCGGTTTTAACATCACTCTTACCGT